A region of Scleropages formosus chromosome 2, fSclFor1.1, whole genome shotgun sequence DNA encodes the following proteins:
- the LOC108931212 gene encoding uncharacterized protein LOC108931212 encodes MPSHKDMPAGHKAPPTEGKAPASRDRCATNRSKATSGGAARGMLAPQRGFEPKTRSLGVKQRDPRSSRSAESAAQCRPRAAGAQKAEQRGARLVAPTSQLPRVSNTREQDGSRLQASRSGAPLLSYTGRGLVGSSVLPMARRKGPGKPASTRVPRAALGRSAPQPWGQAPDPGLRKGLCRVPLTGQGSASAGTRTTQVSATGGPKLTQTGSQRAG; translated from the exons ATGCCCAGCCATAAGGACATGCCTGCTGGACACAAGGCCCCGCCCACTGAAGGAAAGGCCCCGGCCAGTAGGGACAGGTGCGCAACCAATAGAAGCAAGGCTACCTCTGGAGGGGCTGCCCGCGGGATGCTGGCTCCACagcggggattcgaacccaaaaCCCGCTCCTTGGGGGTGAAGCAGCGAGACCCTAGATCATCTCGAAGTGCTGAGTCGGCAGCACAGTGTCGCCCGAGGGCCGCGGGCGCCCAGAAGGCTGAGCAGAGGGGCGCCCGGCTTGTAGCGCCCACCTCTCAGCTTCCCAGGGTGTCCAACACG AGAGAACAGGATGGAAGCAGGTTGCAGGCCAGTAGGTCCGGAGCTCCTCTCCTTTCGTACACAG GTCGGGGGCTCGTCGGAAGCTCAGTCCTGCCGATGGCACGCAGGAAGGGTCCCGGGAAACCTGCCTCCACCCGTGTTCCTAGGGCAGCGCTGGGGCGGAGTGCACCGCAGCCTTGGGGCCAGGCCCCGGACCCAGGACTCCGGAAAG GGCTGTGTCGCGTCCCGCTGACCGGGCAGGGCAGTGCGAGCGCGGGGACGAGGACGACGCAGGTCAGCGCAACAGGGGGCCCCAAACTGACACAGACAGGCTCTCAGCGAGCCGGCTGA